The sequence below is a genomic window from Thermoflavifilum sp..
CCATCTGGCCCGAATTAAAGCAATTACTGAAAGAAAGCGGTATTCATCACTACGGCATTTATCTTGATGCGGCAACGCATACCTTATTTGCCACGCTGGAAATAGAAGAGGAAAGTCGATATGCCGCCCTGCCTCAACATCCCTTGATGCAGCGATGGTGGGCTTATATGGCCGACATCATGGAAACGCATCCCGATCATTCACCCATCAGTACGCCCTTGAAAGAAATGTTTTATCTGGAATGATGAAACAATTGAATGATNNNNNNNNNNNNNNNNNNNNNNNNNNNNNNNNNNNNNNNNNNNNNNNNNNNNNNNNNNNNNNNNNNNNNNNNNNNNNNNNNNNNNNNNNNNNNNNNNNNN
It includes:
- the rhaM gene encoding L-rhamnose mutarotase — translated: MKRLGFTMQLKPGYADEYKKRHDAIWPELKQLLKESGIHHYGIYLDAATHTLFATLEIEEESRYAALPQHPLMQRWWAYMADIMETHPDHSPISTPLKEMFYLE